From the genome of Solibacillus sp. FSL H8-0538:
TGAATACAATATTACGGTGGAGTGTTACAAAACAGGGCAAGATCCAAAGCATCCGACACGCTCCTACAATATGCAAACAGGCAATGATTTTACGTACGGTCTAACACCAAGTGAAGCCAAAAAGCCAATTCAGTCAGCACAAGAGTTAAATGATGCGATGATTTCAGGCTTTTTACTCGGCATTCATAAAGCAGGGGCAACTGGAAAAACAGGGGCTGCACTTGAAGTAACAAACCCTGTTGTACGCCGCGTTCTGCAGGATTCCGTTCCAAACTGTATTGAGATGGCGTATGAACTCTCCATTTATCAAAATAAAAAGGGCATTTACCAAGTGCCAAAGCTATCGCCAACGGATATGAATACAATGTTGAATAAGTACGGTCCAGCACAAAGAGCAAAGAATATGCCGAACTAATAGGTGCTTTGGCGATGCTCGTACTTTTTGCGTGGAATTTTTCGAGTTATCCGCCAATTTTTTTGAGTTATCCGCCAAACTTTACGAGTTATCCGCCAAAATTACTCCTATATCCGCCAATTCACTGTGTTTATCCGCCAATTGTAAAAAAATCCATTCGGGGCAAGTTGCCTCGAATGGATTTTCTATTTATAAGACTTTCCCTAAAAATGCTTTTGTGCGCTCATTTTGAGGGTTCCCGAATAATTTATCTGGATGTCCTTCTTCCACAATATAACCACCGTCCATAAATAGTACACGGTCACCTACTTCACGTGCAAAACCCATTTCATGCGTTACGACTACCATTGTCATCCCTTCAAGTGCAAGGCTTTTCATTACTTCTAAAACCTCATTTACCATTTCAGGGTCTAGCGCTGATGTAGGTTCATCAAACAGCATAATTTTTGGCTTCATCGCGAGTGCACGGGCAATTGCTACACGTTGCTGCTGACCACCTGAAAGTTGCTGCGGGAAGTTATCTGCCTTTGCGCGTAATCCGACTTTATCTAAAAGTTCAAGCGCTAGCTGTTCTGCCTCTTTTTTAGATAATTTTCGAATTTGCATCGGCGCCATCATAATGTTATCAATAACTGACATATGTGGGAATAGGTTAAACTGCTGAAACACCATGCCGACTTCAGTACGAATTTCATTTATATTGGCTTTAGGATCATTAATTTTGACGCCTTCAATATAAATGGCTCCATCCGTTACTTCTTCCAGCAAGTTAATGCAACGAAGGAATGTACTTTTGCCTGAACCAGATGGCCCGATTACGCACACCACTTCTTTTTCTTTAATTTCATAATCGATACCTTTTAAAACTTCAAGCTTGCCGAAATGTTTGTGTAAATTTTCTACTTTAATCATGATTTAACGCGCCCTTTCTTTTACGCGGGTTGTAACTATTGTTTGCTCGTTTTTCAACAAACCCAATAATTTTTGTTACACCGTACGTTAAAACTAAATATAAGAACGCTGCAAATAAATACGGCTCCCAGAAACGTTGGTACGTTCCTGCAACTACTTTACTTACATATAAAATTTCTGAACCTGCGATGACTGTTACTAATGATGAATCTTTTAACAATGCAATAAATTCATTCCCTAGTGGTGGAATCATACGACGGAATGCTTGTGGTAGGATAACTTTGCGCATTGCTTGGTTATGAGTTAAACCAAGGGAACGAGCCGCCTCCATTTGTCCTTTATCAATTGATTGAATTCCTGCACGGAAAATTTCTGCATTGTATGCCGCGCTATTCAAAATTAAACCTATAATCCCGGATACCCACCAGCCCATTGACTGACCAAAAATTGTTGGGATTACCGCTAAGTGAATTAATAATAATTGTACGAGCATCGGTGTTCCACGAAATACATCGACGTAAAGCTTACATGGCCAATAAATCCACTTTTTCTTTGAAACTTCTCCTAGCCCTAAAAACAGACCGAAGAATATCCCACCAAAATAACCACATGCAGTTAGAACGATTGTTGCCCAAATACCTTTTATATATAATTCACGGTAGTTCCAGATTATATCCCAGCGGAAAAAATCAAAAAGCTCCATCTGAAACACCTCCATTTACTTTAGATTATTCGATTTCTTTAGTGCCTGTAATTTCAGCTAACTTACCGTTGTCTTTAATTTTTTGTAAACCTTCGTTTAATAAATCAAGTAATTCTTTGTTACCTTTTTTCACCATGAAGCCGAAGTGGTCTACTTTAAATGAATCATCTTCAATTGCTTTTAATCCTGAATCCGGATTATTTTTTAGGTAATCTAAAATAACGGCATTATCACCGATCGCTGCAACTGTCGCCCCTGTTAATACTTCTGTTAACGCAACCGAGAAGTTTTCATAGGCTAAAGTATTTGAGCTTGCAATCCCTTGTAATTCTTGTGCAGCAATATGACCTGTTGTATTGATTTGCACGGATACTTTTTTATCCTTTAACTCTTCAAAAGAAGCAATGTTTGAATCTTCTTTTGTCACGATTAGTAAAGATGCTTCATAGTATGGTTCTGTGAAATCGTATGTTTCTTTACGTTCATCTGTAATTGTGATCGCTGCTGCACCCATATCAACTTCGCCTGTTGTTACTTGGCTCATCATCGAGTCCCAACCAACGTTTTTAATTTCTGTCTCTACACCCATTTCTTCACCGATCGCTGCTAAAATCTCAGCATCAATTCCGACAACATTTCCTTTGTCATCCAGATACTCGAATGGTGCGTAAGTTGCCTCAGTACCTGCAACGATTTTTGTGATGTTGCCACCCGTATCTTTTGTTGAGCTATCCTCTGCACCACAAGCCGCTAAAATCATTGACGCAGCTGCAAATGGAGCAATTATTTTAAAGAATTTACTTGTTTTCATAATAATATTCCTCCTAAATAAATTAATGTTTTGTATACTGAATCATCAATACTTCGGTTTATTATACTGTTTGCCGAATTAATATACAACACCGAATTTTATAAATAATGATTATTATTGCACCGAAATGAATTTTTATAAACTATTCTACTATAGAAATTTAGTTTTATTCGAAAGACACATCTCCCCCAATATAGGGAGAGATGATGCCCTTCCTTATGTAGATAGGAAAGTTATACTTTTCTATCTACCAAATAAATATTCATATGACAAATCCCTTTTAGGCAAAAAAAAACGTCACATTTTGAGCATGTGACGTTTTTTATATAGTTGACGTTAACTGTTAAATGGAAATATTGTAAAAATTAGTATAAAGAGGATGAATTTGGGATAAAATAAATCGGTACAGTGTTCATACTATCCCAACCCTATTCATTCCCCATTGTATCTAATCAAGCTGCTAAACTAATCGCTACAATTGGGTAATAGCTATAAAATATATAAATTAAACAGTAAAATGGCGCCCTCGGAGGGAATCGAACCCCCAGCGGAAGAACCGGAATCTTCAGTGTTATCCATTACACCACGAGGACTAAGTATAAGAAAACAGTAAAATCATAAAGCGGATGAAAATAGGATGCTAAAACCTATTAACTGATTTTAGGCATTTTGACAATTTACTTCATGACTTTCCTATTATACAAAGGTCAGACGTACTTTTCAACTACCAATATCAGACTTTATATTTGACCATCATTGACTATTCTGTGTATGATAAGATTACAGCTGAAGTTATTTCCAATTTCAGCATAAAGTATACGAATTTACCCTTTATTAAAGGAGGATTTCCTAATGAATTTAATCCCTACAGTTATTGAGCAAACAAACCGCGGTGAACGTGCTTACGACATCTACTCACGTTTATTAAAAGACCGTATCATCCTACTAGGAAGTGCAATTGATGACAACGTAGCAAACTCAATCGTTGCCCAGCTACTTTTCTTAGAAGCTGACGATCCAGAGAAAGATATTTCTCTATACATTAACTCTCCAGGTGGATCAATCACAGCTGGTATGGCAATTTATGACACAATGAATTTCATCAAACCAAAAGTACAAACAATTTGTATCGGTATGGCGGCTTCAATGGGTGCATTCTTACTTTCAGCTGGTGAACCAGGCAAACGTTTTGCCCTACCAAATGCTGAAGTGATGATTCACCAACCACTTGGTGGCGCACAAGGTCAAGCAACTGAAATCGAAATCGCAGCAAAACGTATTTTATTCTTACGTGACAAATTAAACCGTATCATGGCAGCAAACACTGGCCAAGATTACGAAACACTTGCTCGTGATACAGATCGTGATAACTTCAAAACAGCTGAAGAAGCAAAAGCTTACGGCTTAATCGATCACATCATCGATCGCTCAGTTGAAAAGAAATAATTAGTATGTTAGAAAGGTATTTTACCCAGAAGTGGGTGAGATACCTTTTTTGTTTGGATTTAGAGTTAATTCAATTACATACCAGTAAGTGCGCCCACCATATTCTACACTCCTAGCATTTTTTCTCCACTTTTAGAAAGACACAACTCGCCCAAAATAGGGCGAGTTGATGTCCTTACTTATGCAGTTAAGAAAGTTATACTTTCTTAACCGCTAAAATATAACTCAATGTTCTCGACTAACTGCTCCGTAACAAAATGACTACCGTTGTCAATAAATTGGTCTGCTTTCGCGCAGCAGCGGTCCAAATACGTTTTACTTTCCTCACTCCAAGCAAGCGGAAATCACCTAATCCGTGATGCCATGTACTAGTAAAACCTTTATTTGTTCCATTGTGGCTTGTAGAAATTTTATGACAGCTAGCTGTCATAAATAACCACTCATCGCCACAATGGATGCTAATGACTGTCATTAAGAAAGAACCAACTAAAAATATGCTCACTAAACTGCAGTTAGCGAGCATACTCCTTAGTCTTCTTGTTCGATTAATTTTGCTAAAGACTCCACAACATTTTCTGCGTCTTGCCCGTCTGCAATTAATGTCACCTTTGTCCCTTTTGCAACTGCTAAGCTCATGATGCCCATGATAGACTTGGCATTTACTTTTTTATCTTCTTTTTGTAAAAAGATATCCGAACTAAAGCGGTTTGCTTCTTGTACGAAAAGCGCGGCTTGTCTTGCTTGTAAACCCGATTTTAATTTTACTTCTACTTGTTTTTCTACCATTCGCAAAACTCCCTTTCACAACCGTTCATAATTATATGTTTATCTTATCTAAATTGTCGGAAAAGAACAACGTCAGAATGCCCAAATAATGAAATCGTTACCATTTTAATTTTTAATTTGTTCTCCTCGACGAAGTCCATCGGCAATTTCATCAATTTTTCGTAGACGGTGATTAACACCAGACTTGCTTACGACACCCGTTGATACCATTTCTCCAAGCTCTTTTAAGGTAATATCCTGGTATTCTACGCGTAGACGTGCGATTTCTCGAAGCTTTTCAGGCAGCTGATCGAGTCCGATAGTATTTTCGATAAATCGAATATTGTCGACTTGTCGAATTGCAGCACCAATTGTTTTGTTTAAATTCGCCGTTTCGCAGTTAACTATACGATTGACGCTGTTCCGCATATCACGCACAATGCGTACGTCTTCAAATTTTAACATAGCTTGGTGTGCGCCAACTAAATTTAAGAAGTCCGAAATTTTCTCGGCCTCCTTTAAGTATGTGACAAAACCTTTTTTTCGTTCAATTGTTTTTGCATTGAGCTCGTAAGTATTCATTAAATCGGCTAGCGCCTCTCCATGCTCTTTATATAAAGAGTATACCTCTAAATGGTATGAAGAGGTTTCTGGATTGTTGACGGAGCCACCTGCTAAAAAGGCACCGCGCAAATAAGCTCGACGCTGATTATTTTTTGCAATTAATGTCTTTGCAATTGTATGATTAAGCTGAAAATCATCCGAAATAATTTGTAAATCCGTTAATAGCTCTTTTGCGCCATCGCGAACACGGCAAATATATACATTATTTTTTTTCAGTCTCATCTTCTTCCGAACTAATAGCTCTATATTATATGGATAGAGCTTTTTCATAATGGTATAAAGTCGTCTAGCAATCGCCGCATTTTCTGTTTGTACATCTAGGCTTAGCTGCCGATTTGCAAAGCTTAATGAACCATTCATTCGAATTAGGGCGGATACTTCTGCCTTTAAACTATTGTCATCTGTTTCTATTTGTGTGAGCTCTTTCTTTGTCTCTGATGCAAATGACATAGATTTGTCCCCCTTTCCTTGCAAACTATGTATGCTTAAATGATAACATACGGTTAATTATTTCTAGTATTTTCTTTGGTATTGTGCATGCTAGCATAGTCATTTAACCAGAGCGCTACATTTTTAGAATGATGACGAACAAAGCCGTTACGAATTGTAGCGATGTCTTTTTTTATAATATCAATGCCCATCTGCTCAAGTTTAGCCGTATCAAACTCGACAGGCTCGGCATTTTCTTCTTTATAATTTTCTTTAACGAGCGACGGTAATTCCATATCATTGATCAAAATGGACTGAATAAATGGTCGACCAACGTGTGCATGAATTGCTTCTACATGCTGTGAGGCAGTGTAATGAAGCGTTTCTCCCTTTTGCGTCATTAAATTGGAAATATAAATTTTATGCCCCTTTGCCCGTACAATCGCTTCACCTATTCCTTTAACGAGCAGATTTGGGATAATGCTCGTATACAAACTACCTGGCCCGATTAAAATATAGTCGGCGCGATTGATAGCTCGAATGGCTGCTGGCAGTGGCTTGACATTGTGTGGCTCTAAAAAGACACGTTTAATAGGTGCTTTACATAAAGGGATTTTGGATTCCCCTACAATATAAGTCCCATTTTGAAGCTCCGCATGTAGCGTTACCTTTTTGTTGGAGGCAGGGATAACTTTTCCGTGGACATTTAATACTTTACTCATCTCAGCAATCGCATGGTTAAAATCACCAGTAATATCGGTTAATGCCGTTAACATTAAATTCCCGAGAGAGTGGCCACCTAAATCATCTGACTGCGAAAAACGGTACTGAAACATTTGCTCTACTAATGGCTCCACATCCGAAAGGGCTGCAATTACGTTGCGAACATCTCCAGGTGGTGGGATATCATAGTCATCTCTAAGACGTCCAGAGGAACCGCCATCATCTGCTACCGTGACAATGGCAGTAATATCAAATGCATAATGCTTGAGCCCCCTAACTAATGTCGATAACCCTGTACCCCCACCAATGACAACGATGCGTGTCTTCTTTTTTTTCATTACATCAATCCTTTCTATGATTGATATCTCTGTGTGTAATAACCGTGTGCTCGGTGTTGCCTAATAATTTCCCAAAGTACTCGGCTAAAGTAACAGAACGGTGCTGGCCTCCTGTACAACCAAATGCAATGACAAGCTGAGATTTCCCTTCGTCCTTATATTGAGGAATCATAAATGCAAAAAGATCCGTCAACTTCGCAATAAGCTGCTGAGTCTCATCTGTCGCAAGCACATACGATGACACTTCGGTTTGCAAACCTGTTTTATGGCGTAATTCTTCAACATAATAAGGGTTTTTTAAGAAGCGCACGTCAAATACTAAGTCCGCATCAATTGGTAAGCCATGCTTGAAACCAAATGACATGACATTAATTGAAAATGTAGGGCTACTCATATTGGAAAACTCCGTTGCAATACGTTCGCGCAGTTCGCGAGGCTTTAAATTCGATGTATTCACAACTGTTTTGGCACGTCCCTTTAACTCAAATAACATTTTACGTTCATGCTGAATACCTTCTAGTGGTAGCCCGTGTGGTGCAAGTGGGTGTGAACGACGCGATTCCTTATAGCGGCGAACAAGTGTCGCATCATCTGACTCTAAAAATAAAATACGCGGAATAAGATCCTCTTCTTTTTGTAGTGCATCTAGCGACTCAATTAATGACTCGAAAAATTCACGTCCGCGTAAATCCATTACAACTGCAATACGCGTAATTTTTTTCTCAGATTCCTTTAATAAGGCTAAAAATGTCGTCAATAGCTCCGGTGGTAAATTGTCGACACAATAATAACCTAAATCCTCAAAGCTTTGGACTGCTACTGTTTTTCCTGCTCCCGACATGCCTGTAATAATGACTATCTCATGTGTATAGCATTGTCTACTACCCATGAATTTCATCTCCTCTACTATTGTTCAATGGATGTTTGGATGTTTTCGCTAAGTAGCTCGAATTCTTCTGTATATTCAAATGTACCATATTGCATCCCTTTATTTAATGCCGCAAATAATAAATTTGTGCGGTCACCTTGCGCCATTGGTAAATCATTTAGGCTTTCAAGTGGGTGCCAAGCTAACTTTCCTTCACGTGTTTCCTCAAACGGCGTGCCTTCTACTCCATGTGCGACAAATGTATAGAGCATCCATTCATCTAAAACGCGATCACCGTCTTTAATGACCATTGTATAAACACCTTTTAAATGTACATGTTTCGGTGTAACATTCGTTTCTTCTTTAAATTCACGAATAGCTGAATCATAAATCGATTCGCCTAATTCCATCTTGCCACCTGGTGCTACATACCAACCTCTTCTAGGTTTTTGTAGTAATAATACTTGTCCGTGCTGTACGGCTAACAAATTGGCAATTCTTTGCATATATACACCTCAAACCTTTTCTTTGCTCTTTGTTACTATTATACCGTTTCATGCGTCAACCGTAAAAGAACGCGTCCATTATCCTTTTATTTTTCACAGCAACAATAACAAAAGCGCTAAAGCGCCTGCTTAGCCCCGACAAACGCTGGAGATCCCGAAGCGAAAGTAAACGCTCCATCACTTTCGCCCGAGGGCAGACCGCGACCTCGAGGGGCTGGCGCTTTAGCCTAGACGTTGCATTTACTTATTTAATTGTTATCCACATGGCGAAATTTTATATTTTCCTTAACAATAAAAAGAGGTTGCTTCCATGTGTATCCACATGGAAGCAACCAAAAAAACTAAAAAAGGGGGTTAACAATTGATCCCGATTAATAGGCAGTAAATGCCTGATTAGTGAAACGAACAATGAACGAGAACATCCCCTATTCATTGAATTTTCACTTTATAGGTTTATCTTACACCTTCTTTGTTTCAAAACAATTACAATTAGATTAAGTACACATTAAAGATTAAGCCAGGCTAAATTTTTCTTTTAGCTCTTCTAAATAATGTTGCGCAGTTTGTGCTGCAATGCTTCCATCTCCTGTTGCAGTAACGATTTGACGTAACGTTTTGTCACGTACATCACCCGCTGCAAAAATACCAGGTACAGCTGTCTCCATTTTTTCATTTGTTACAACATAGCCCGCTTCGTTTAACACGTTCAGGCTTGCAAATGGTGAAGTTAGCGGTAGCATGCCGACATAAACGAATACACCATCCGTTGCCCACTCTGTTTCTGTACCATCTACTGTTGAAACAAGTGTTACACTTCCTACCTTTCCATCTGCTTCATGAATTTCTTTCACTGTTGTATTCCAGATGAAATCAACTTTTTCATTTGCAAATGCACGGTCTTGTAGAATTTTTTGTGCGCGTAATTTATCACGACGGTGCACAATTGTAACTTTTTCAGCGAAACGCGTTAAGTAAACGCCTTCCTCAACTGCAGAGTCTCCGCCACCAACTACAATTAAGTTCTTTTGCTTGAAGAATGCTCCGTCACATACTGCACAGTAGCTTACACCGCGTCCTCCCAGTTCTTTTTCACCTGGAACGCCCATTTTTTTATATTCTGCACCTGTTGAAATGATAATTGTACGTGTTTTATATTGTTTTTTTCCTGAGATGATTGTTTTGTATTCTTCGCCATCAATAATTTCAGTTACATCACCATATGCATATTCTGCACCGAATTTTTTCGCATGCTCAAACATTTTTGTAGAAAGTTCTGGCCCTAAAATATGATCAAATCCAGGATAGTTTTCAACTTCTTCTGTATTTGCCATTTGTCCACCGGGTATGCCGCGCTCGATCATTAATGTCGACATGTTTGCACGGGATGTATAAACTGCTGCTGTCATACCAGCCGGGCCTGCTCCGATAATCACTACATCATAAATTTTTTCGTCTGCCATGAAACTTCCTCCTCTAAGATGGAAACCAATTTAATATACATATATCGTACGCGATGCATGTAATTTGTTCAATTAAAAAGCTTAGTCTAGACTTGTCGGTACAAAGTCATATAATGCATCAATATACTTTGATAATGTTGCAACGGTTGTGTTGTATTTTAAGGCGATGTCTTTTTTTGTCACCGACTCTTCCATTGCTGCGTAATACGTAAATTCCATCGCTGCGGCAATAGCTTGAATATTCTTAAATGGATAATCATGTTCAAACGCTACTTCACTAATCGAGAACCAAATGTGTAAAATTTGCGCAACTTCCATCGTAATAGACCCATTAATGCGTACGATTTCTTCTGCGACATGCATTAATCGTTGGAAATAAAGCTCTTCTATCACCTTAGTATTAAACGGGTGCTCTAATGCGTATGCTAGACTTAACTTTTCGATATTTGAATAGTTTGATACGTCGACAATTGTTGGGTGCGAGATAATCTCTTGCTTATGCGCCGATGTTTTCAGTAAAAACAAACCAAACATACGGTCACTCACTTCTACGCTCGACAATTTACGCATGATAAGCTCACGGTTGTTTTCTGCTGATTTTTGGTAGTCCCCTGTAGCCGTATTTGACCACGGTTCATACCCTTCTTTCGTTGGGTCAAGCTCAATAAGTGATTTCCATGTTGCCTTCGCCACTTCCTCATGACCAGAGAAATACGCAGATTGTGCCAGCCAGAAGTAAAATCCAGGATCCCCCTCATAGCCGCGCTTGCTCATTGATCGAAGCCATTTATACGCGTCCTCATACTGCCCAACTAGCGCAAGACTTGCACCTAATTTATAGCGATTTTCCCATTCATAGGGTTGTATTTTCCGTAATAGCTCTAATAATGCGTTTAACTCTTTGTCATTTTTTTCGTAATAGGCAAATACAGTTAAGTTACATAAAGCATGTAAGTTGCCGTGATTTTCACGTAAAACCTGATGCAGTAATGCCTTCGCCTGTTCCGCTTCACCTACATAAAAATAAGCAAGTGCCAAATTATTATACGCTGCCCATAATTCTGGGTACAGCTCAATCGTTTCCTCAAGAATCCCAATAGCACGTGGGAATTCACCTTGCTCCATAAAGCGACGTGCCTTTTCCTGAGCTAACATTTTAGCCGAGTCATTGTCATCTATTTCCTCATAGTCATCCTGTTCAAATTCGACGAAATCTAAAATTTCCATCGCATCCTGCACATACATGCCGTCAGGATCCATCTCTAGATATTGGTTCGCATATTTTTTGGCATCATGCATAAGCCCCATGCAGCCAGAAACTTCTGCTAGCATAAAAACAATTTCAGCTTCACTTGGCTCTAGACTATAAGCTGTATGAATAAGCTCGTATGCGTGTTCGAAATTTTGTACTTCCATTTCTAAAATCCCATATTGTAATAATACAAGAGCATCGTCCGGGTTAAGTTCTGCCGCACGCTTAATATATTTATACGCTTTGTCCATTTCATCGCGATCAATCGCCTTTAGGGCTTTATTATAATAATAATCACCGTTCGGAATAAATGAAACGACATTACTACTTTTCACTTTTAAACGTTTATTTTCCAAAAAAATTCCTCCGAAATTAGAAAGACACATCTCGCCCAAAACAAAGGCGAGATGTTGTCCTTACTTATGTCGTTAAGTTAGTATGCTTTTATTAACGACCAAAGAAATAAGGAACGCTAGACACGTTCCTCACACAATTGTTTCTATTATAGCACATTCGCTTGTGCTGTCATTTATTTCTCATCATGACGCTTCGCTTTCAGTATAGTTTGTATCTAAAGCTCTTATTACTTTCTGTTATGTCGCTCTTCTAATACTGCTAATACGTCATACACATTCACTTTTTGCTCTTGTAGTAATACAAGTAAGTGATACATTAAATCCGCTGATTCCCATTTCACTTCTTCTGTATCACGGTTTTTCGCGCCGATGACGACTTCGGTTGCTTCTTCGCCAACCTTTTTACAAATTTTATCGATGCCTTTATCGAATAGGTACGTTGTGTACGCGCCTTCTGGCATATCGATTTCACGCTGACGGATAACGTCAACGAGCTGAGGTAAAATCGCCACTGAGCCAACTTTTGAGTTTTCAACGATTGTTTCTGTAAAGCAAGACGTTGTGCCGTTATGACACGCCGGGCCTGCTGGAAGTACTTCTACAACTAGTGCATCTTTATCGCAGTCTGTTTTGATTGAGATCACTTTTTGTGTATTACCGCTTGTTGCCCCCTTATGCCAAAGCTCTTCACGAGAACGTGAGTAAAACCAAGTTTCGCCTGTTTCTAGCGTTTTTGCTAATGATTCTTCATTCATATAAGCAACTGTTAATATTTCTTTTGATTGCGCGTTTTGAACAACGGCTGTAATTAAGCCTTGTTCGTTAAATTTTAATCCTTCAATCATCTGATAGGAACTCCTTTATCACGTAGATAAGCTTTTACTTCGGCTACGCTCGTTTCTTTATAGTGAAAAATAGATGCCGCGAGTGCCGCATCTGCATTAACGTCTTGTAAAACGGCAGCGAAATGCTCCGCGTTACCTGCTCCGCCACTTGCGATAACCGGAACTGTCACCGCATCACGCACGGCTTTTGTTAAGCCTAAATCAAAGCCCGACTTCTCACCATCTTTATTCATGCTTGTTAGTAAGATTTCACCTGCACCTAGGCGCACAGCTTCCTGTGCCCAGTCAACCGCTTTCCATGAAGTTTTATTGCGGCCACCATGCGTATAAACCATCCATGTACCGTCCTCTTCACTGTACCGTGCATCGATTGCGACAACAATGCATTGTGCACCGAAATAGTCAGAACCTTCTTTTATTAGCGTTGGACGTTCTAAAGCAGAAGTATTCACCGACACTTTGTCTGCCCCTGCACGTAAAATACGTTTCATATCATCTAGCGTGCGAATACCGCCACCTACTGTGAATGGAATGGCTAAACTTGCCGCTGTTTGGCGCACTACATCCACCATCGTCTCACGGCCTTCATGAGAAGCGGAAATATCGAGGAATACTAATTCGTCTGCGCCTTGCTCATCATAAAACTTCGCAAGTTCTACTGGATCTCCAGCATCGCGCAGCTCGACGAATTGAACTCCTTTTACAACACGGCCTTCTTTTACATCAAGGCACGGAATAATACGTTTTGTTAGCATGTAACTGTCACTCCTTTGAGCCATTGTGCTAGTAAATAGACACCGAACTGGCCTGATTTTTCTGGATGGAACTGCATGCCTGTAAATGTGCCATTTGCAACAATGCCAGGTACTTGTACACCTTCGTAATCAGCGCATGCTACAAGCTGCTCCTTGGCAATATTCGCCGCATAAAATGAATGCACGAAATAGACGAATTTGTCAGTCGGAGTTGCCTCTGATTTTAGCCAGTTTGGTACTTGGGCTAACTCCAACTCATTCCAGCCCATATGCGGAATACGTGAAACATCATGGAAGCGTTCAATGCGGCCTTTAAAAATACCAACGCCCTTAGTTAAAGCGACTTCCTCACTTTCCTCGAATAATAATTGCATGCCTAAACAAATGCCTAAAAGGGGCTTGTTCACTTCCTTCATTTCGTAAAGGAATGGAATTAAATTCGTCTCTTGTAAACGTTTCATTGCGTCGGGAAATGCACCAACACCCGGTAGTACCAGTGCATCTGCTGTACGGAGCTCCGCCACATCGCTTGTGACAACCACTTCACAGTTTAAGCGTTTTAACGCCTGTTCCACGCTAAATAAATTTCCCATGCCATAATCAATTACACCAATCTTCACGTTAACAGTCCTTTCGTTGACGGTACACCTTTCACACGTGGATCAATTTGTACTGCGTCATCAATTGCTCGT
Proteins encoded in this window:
- a CDS encoding gluconeogenesis factor YvcK family protein, with translation MKKKKTRIVVIGGGTGLSTLVRGLKHYAFDITAIVTVADDGGSSGRLRDDYDIPPPGDVRNVIAALSDVEPLVEQMFQYRFSQSDDLGGHSLGNLMLTALTDITGDFNHAIAEMSKVLNVHGKVIPASNKKVTLHAELQNGTYIVGESKIPLCKAPIKRVFLEPHNVKPLPAAIRAINRADYILIGPGSLYTSIIPNLLVKGIGEAIVRAKGHKIYISNLMTQKGETLHYTASQHVEAIHAHVGRPFIQSILINDMELPSLVKENYKEENAEPVEFDTAKLEQMGIDIIKKDIATIRNGFVRHHSKNVALWLNDYASMHNTKENTRNN
- the rapZ gene encoding RNase adapter RapZ; protein product: MGSRQCYTHEIVIITGMSGAGKTVAVQSFEDLGYYCVDNLPPELLTTFLALLKESEKKITRIAVVMDLRGREFFESLIESLDALQKEEDLIPRILFLESDDATLVRRYKESRRSHPLAPHGLPLEGIQHERKMLFELKGRAKTVVNTSNLKPRELRERIATEFSNMSSPTFSINVMSFGFKHGLPIDADLVFDVRFLKNPYYVEELRHKTGLQTEVSSYVLATDETQQLIAKLTDLFAFMIPQYKDEGKSQLVIAFGCTGGQHRSVTLAEYFGKLLGNTEHTVITHRDINHRKD
- a CDS encoding 8-oxo-dGTP diphosphatase encodes the protein MQRIANLLAVQHGQVLLLQKPRRGWYVAPGGKMELGESIYDSAIREFKEETNVTPKHVHLKGVYTMVIKDGDRVLDEWMLYTFVAHGVEGTPFEETREGKLAWHPLESLNDLPMAQGDRTNLLFAALNKGMQYGTFEYTEEFELLSENIQTSIEQ
- the trxB gene encoding thioredoxin-disulfide reductase, coding for MADEKIYDVVIIGAGPAGMTAAVYTSRANMSTLMIERGIPGGQMANTEEVENYPGFDHILGPELSTKMFEHAKKFGAEYAYGDVTEIIDGEEYKTIISGKKQYKTRTIIISTGAEYKKMGVPGEKELGGRGVSYCAVCDGAFFKQKNLIVVGGGDSAVEEGVYLTRFAEKVTIVHRRDKLRAQKILQDRAFANEKVDFIWNTTVKEIHEADGKVGSVTLVSTVDGTETEWATDGVFVYVGMLPLTSPFASLNVLNEAGYVVTNEKMETAVPGIFAAGDVRDKTLRQIVTATGDGSIAAQTAQHYLEELKEKFSLA
- a CDS encoding tetratricopeptide repeat protein, producing MENKRLKVKSSNVVSFIPNGDYYYNKALKAIDRDEMDKAYKYIKRAAELNPDDALVLLQYGILEMEVQNFEHAYELIHTAYSLEPSEAEIVFMLAEVSGCMGLMHDAKKYANQYLEMDPDGMYVQDAMEILDFVEFEQDDYEEIDDNDSAKMLAQEKARRFMEQGEFPRAIGILEETIELYPELWAAYNNLALAYFYVGEAEQAKALLHQVLRENHGNLHALCNLTVFAYYEKNDKELNALLELLRKIQPYEWENRYKLGASLALVGQYEDAYKWLRSMSKRGYEGDPGFYFWLAQSAYFSGHEEVAKATWKSLIELDPTKEGYEPWSNTATGDYQKSAENNRELIMRKLSSVEVSDRMFGLFLLKTSAHKQEIISHPTIVDVSNYSNIEKLSLAYALEHPFNTKVIEELYFQRLMHVAEEIVRINGSITMEVAQILHIWFSISEVAFEHDYPFKNIQAIAAAMEFTYYAAMEESVTKKDIALKYNTTVATLSKYIDALYDFVPTSLD
- the hisIE gene encoding bifunctional phosphoribosyl-AMP cyclohydrolase/phosphoribosyl-ATP diphosphatase HisIE, translated to MIEGLKFNEQGLITAVVQNAQSKEILTVAYMNEESLAKTLETGETWFYSRSREELWHKGATSGNTQKVISIKTDCDKDALVVEVLPAGPACHNGTTSCFTETIVENSKVGSVAILPQLVDVIRQREIDMPEGAYTTYLFDKGIDKICKKVGEEATEVVIGAKNRDTEEVKWESADLMYHLLVLLQEQKVNVYDVLAVLEERHNRK